AGAGCGTCGACGTGCCCGCAGCCGATTAGGTGTTCGATACGTCTCGTCCCGGACCCTTTGTATTGGCGTTCCAGAAAGTCGTATTGGTGAATAATACTGTTTTCAAGGTCGGCCAGAACGGTGCAGCGCCGGTCTTCTCTCCCGTTCTCGTTTCCGAACGAAAATTATGCGAACCGGTTGGCCAGTAGGCTTATCTATCGGTGGTCGGTACAGTACCCCGTACTGACGTTCTAATGGCGATGGACACGGCAGCGGGGGAGAGGGGAACCGACGCCGACGAACGGACCCCGGATCGCGGGGAGATCTTCGATCTGCTTGCGAACAGTCGGCGACGGTACGCGATCCACTACTGTAAACGCGAGGACGGTCCCGTCGAGCTCGGCGACCTCGCCGAACACGTCGCCGCCTGGGAGCTGGACAAGGAGGTTCCGGAGGTTACCTCGGCGGAGCGAAAGCGAGTCTACACGTCCCTCCAGCAAACCCACCTGCCGACCCTCGAGCAGGCCGAGATGGTCGTCTTTGACAACGGGACGATCGAACTCACCGACAGCGCGTCCGAGCTTGACGTCTACCTCGATATCGTCCCGAGCGACAGTATTCCGTGGGGACTGTACTACCTCGGATTATCGGTGCTTGCCGGAATCGTCATGCTCGGTCTGTGGCTCGGCGTCGTCCCGACCGGGACCATCCCGCCACTGGGGTGGACGACGCTCGTGGTCGCGTCGTTCGTCGTGTCGTCGACCGTCCACGTCGTCCAGAACCGACGAATGCGACTGGGAGCGATGGAGCGTCCACCCTGAGATGCGTGCGACGAACGCGATTGCGATCGTGTGTCTCGTCCTCGGCGTCGCGCTACTGGCCGGGCCGACGTTCGGATTCGTCTCCATCTCGGCGGATCGCGGCGTTTCGATCGGCACCGCCGACGACGGGTCGGGATACCTTGGTGTCGAGGCGGTCGATACCGTGGTCGACGATCGGAACGACGCCGAGGACGTCGTCGTGGTGACGAACAACGCCGACGAGACGCTGGCGATCGACGCCGACGCGACGATCGACGGTCCGGGTCTCGAGGCGGCGAGCGGGTTCGATCGGGAGCTCGGTCCGGGCGACACGACGGCGGTTGCGGTGACCTGTGAGCCGGGGACCGGAAGCGGTGAGACGGACCTCGAGGTCACGGTCGAGTCCGCCAGCGGGGACGGGATCTCGATCGAGGGGCTAGAGCGATCGTTCACGATCGAGCGCGACTGTCCCGGCCGCCCCGGTCCGGATCCGCCCGGCGAAGCCGATCCCGGAACCGGGTTCGACTCGGTTTCCGTCGACGACGTCTCCGGGTTCGTGAGTCCGAGCGAGGAACGCCAGCAGTTCCGGTTCACGCTCGCCGAGAACCGAGACCCCCACGAGGAGATCGAGATCGACCTGCGCGATCCACACGGGGAGGGCGTCGACTACACCGAGACGTTCTGGGACGACGACACACTCGAGATCGTCGACGGAGCGGGCGAGATCTGGGGAGACGACGGGACGATCGTCTACCAGGTCGCCCCGCAGGACGGTCACGACGATGAGATCGTCGTCGAGGCCGGCGGCTACGCGACCGACGGCGACGGCGGCCCATACGAGGTGTCGTTCACGCGGTCGGAAACCGGCGAGGTCGGGACGGCGCCGTTCGAGATCGACGGCACGGGCGCCGGATCGGACCCGTTCGTCGGAGTCGGCGCCGACGACGTCCGTTCCGGCGACGGCCGTCAGACGTTCAGTTTCACCCCCACCGACGGGCTCGAGCCGTGGGAAGACGAGGTCCGAATCGATCTGGGTGACGTGGACGGACTCGCATACGACTGGGACGTCGTCCTCGAGGAGGGGCCAGGGAACGATGGGAACGTCTGGCGAAACGAGGACGAACTCGTCTACCAGGTCAACGACAGGGGGACCGGCGGCGAGAAGATCGTCGTCTCGATCGGCGTCGAAGCGACGGCCCCCGGTCCCGGCGAGGTATCGTTCACACGGACTGACACGGGAGAGACGGCAGTAGAGTCGTTCGAAATCGAGTAGCGCGTTCGGTCGCTCCGCAATGCGAACCCCTTTTCACCACCGACAACAGAATTCGAGCCATGTCGACCGAATCGATTAGCGACCGACGCGAGCACATCCGCTCGGTCAGCGTGACGGCGCTGTCGGCGCTGCTCGGCGTCGGCGCGGCGTTCGCCACGCTGGCGCTGGCCGGCGACGTCTCGTCCGTCGAGGCCGCCGAGGCCGCCGCGACCGACACACGGGGGCTGTTGCTCGTCCTGGGGGCGGTTCTCGTCCAGTTCGTCCTCTATGACTTCACGGACATCTACGGCGAGGACGAGTTCGGCGTGAAACACTACCTGTTTATCACGTTCATGACGTTCTCGTTCTGGTTCGTCGTCCTCGGGATCCTCCTCACGACGGAGGCAATGGGTTGAGATGGCCGACGACAGCATCGCCGTCGTAGACCTGGATCGGTGCCAGCCCGACCGGTGTAGCTACGAGTGCAAGAACTACTGCCCGCCCAACCGAACCGGCAAGGAGTGTATTACGCTTCGGGGCGAGGAGGCCGACCAGGGCCAGCCCGACCAGATCCACATCTCCGAGGAAATCTGTCTGGGCGAAACCTGTGGCATCTGCGTCGAGAAGTGTCCGTTCGACGCAATCGAGATCATCAACCTGCCCCAGGAACTCCAGGACAACCCCGTCCACCGCTACGGCGAGAACGCCTTCTCGCTGTACGGCTTGCCGGCACCCCAGGAGGGGAAGGTGACGGGGATCCTCGGGCCGAACGGGATCGGGAAAACCACCGCCGTTCGCATCCTCGAGGGCGAACTCCAGCCCAATCTCGGCCGCGACGAGACCGTCGACTGGGACGACGTCCTCGAGGCCTACCGCGGGACCGAACTGCAGGACTACATCGCCGACGTCCGCGACGGCGAGGTTACCGTCGCCCGCAAACCCCAGTACGTCGACCAGATCCCCGAGAGCTTCGACGGCAACACCCGCGAGCTGCTCGAGCGGACCGACGAACGGGGGGCGCTGGATTCGCTGGTCGAGCGCCTCGAGATCGGGCCCGTGATGGACCAGGCGATCGAAGATCTCTCGGGTGGAGAGCTTCAGCGGGTCGCGCTCGCGGCGACGCTCGCACGGGATACGGATTTCTACTTCCTCGACGAGGTGACGCCCTATCTCGACATCGGCCAACGCGTCACCGCAGCGCGGCTGATCCGCGAACTCGCCGAGGAGGAGAACCGATCGATGCTGGTCGTCGAGCACGACCTGGCCATCCTGGACCTGCTCGCCGACACGCTCCACGTCGCATACGGTGAGCCCGGTGCCTACGGTGTCATCACCTCGCCGAAGTCGGTCCGAAACGGGATCAACGAGTATCTCTCGGGCTATCTCGACAACGAGAACATGCGGATCCGACAGGACCCCATCGAGTTCGAGGAACACGCCCCACGGACCGCGACCCACGGCGACGTGCTGGTCGACTACCCCGACCTCACGAAGAGCTACGGCGACGGCGAGTTCACCCTCGAGGTCAAGGGCGGGGAGATCCACCGCAACGAGGTGCTCGGTATCGTCGGTCCCAACGGGATCGGGAAGTCGACGTTCGCGAAGCTGCTGACGGGGAACCTCGGGCCGACCGCAGGCGACGCCGACCTCGATCTCGACATCTCCTACAAACCCCAGTACGTCACCATCGACCAGCACATGCGGGTCGACGCCTTCCTCTCTTCCATTACGGACCAGTTCGGGTCCTCGTACTGGAACACCGAGATCGCCCAGCCACTACAGTTAGAGCGCATCATGGAACAGAACCTCTCGGATCTCTCCGGCGGTGAGCGCCAGCGGGTCGCCATCGCGGCCTGTCTCTCCGATTCGGCGGATCTGTACCTGCTCGACGAACCCTCCGCTCACCTCGACGTCGAACAGCGGGTCCAGGCCACGAGCGCGATCCGGCGCTACGCCGAACAGCAGGACGCCACCGTGATGGTCATCGACCACGACATCTACACGATCGACCTGCTGGCAGATCGCCTGATGGTCTTCGAGGGCGAGCCCGCGGTAGCGGGCCACGCCAGCAAACCCCAGCCGATGCGGGAGGGGATGAACGAGTTCCTCTCGAACCTCGAGATCACGTTCCGGCGGGACGAGCGCACCTCGCGTCCACGGATTAACAAGCCGGAGTCGCAGCTGGACCGCGAGCAAAAACGGGAAGGAGAGTACTACTACTCGCCGTAGTTCGATTCGACGGCGCTACTCGGAGTCCGACTTCGAGAGCACGCCACCGAACTGTTCGTCCTTTCGCGTTCGCAGCTCGTCGAGTCGGGACTGGGCGCTCAGTCGGTTCTCGCCGACCGTCGCGCCGACGAGGGCACCGACCGCCGCACCGGAGCTCGCGACGTTTTTATTGACGAGTCCGCCGAGGCCGCCGCCGACGGCGGCGCCGATGGCTGCGTACCGTGCGCGACTGAGCGCGAGTTCGAGTTGCTGTTTTACCATACGGACATATCTACGCGGAACGGAAATAAACGTGTTCCCGGAGAATCGCAACCACGAACACGTACGGCAGCCTGAACGGCCATTCAGCGGTGCTTGGTATCGGTGGCCGAGGATCGCCGGACTCGACGATCGGTCCGGAACGTGAGGGTAAAACGAGCCGCTCGAGGACGTCGCCTCCCGACGATGGAGAATCGAAGTGTCAGTGGACGTGTCGCTGACAGCTCCCACAGAGGTTCTCCTCTTTGATGTCGACCTCCCGAACGGTCGGCGAGAAGTTCATCACACAGCGGTTGTTGTCGCAGTGCTCGAGCCCGTAGGTGTGGCCGATCTCGTGGACGATCTCCTTACGGACGCGGTTCTCGAAGATCTCGCTGGCGCTTTTGTTCGAGAAACCGCCGTCGCTGGAGGTCTGCAGGCGGTACGTGGAGACGACGCTACCGCTTCCGTCGAGGTAGGCAAGCCCGAAGACGTAGTTGCGACGCCGGTAGAACAGGTCGTGGGGGGTGATGGCGATGTTTTTCTCCCCGCGGCCGACCCGCTCGGCGAGCTGGATGAACGTCTCTGCGCAGTACTGGTTCCGGCCGGAGTCGTACGCGCCGGTCGGAACCGACTGCGAATCGTTAACCGTGACGTCGCAGTCGTAGACCGATCGCAACGCGGAGGAAGCCGCCCGCTTGACCTCCGCGGAGACGCTGCCGACCGGCACGATATCGACGAGCATGACAACTGCTATGGTCGCGGGTAGCATAAACGTCCCGCCGTGACCAGTTTCCGCGGGAATCCAGGGACGCTCGAGGACCATCTCACGACCTACGATCGGGTCGTCGAGGTCGGGATCGGCCGCCGCACCGAACTGTCGGGAGCCCTCGCCGAGGCAGGCGTCTCGGTAACCGCGACTGACGTCACGCCACGAGCGGTGCCCGACGCCGTCGAGTTCGTCGTCGACGACGTCGTCGACCCCGAGATCGGCATCTACGAGGACGCCGACGCGATCTACGCACGAAACCTGCCCCCGGAGCTCCACCGGCCGACCCTCGCGGTCGCCGAGCGGGTCGGCGCCGCGTTCCTGTTTACGACGCTGGGGGGCGACCAGCCCGCGGTGCCGGTCGAACGGAAAACGGTGCGCGAGGGGACGCTGTACGTTGCCCGCGACGAGGCCTCGCGAGCGGACGAAAGGAGTTACCCGGGTCCGCGAGAGTGAGGGCAACGATGGCCGTCGAGTCGCTCCCGTCCGGTTCCACTCTCCTCGCCGTCCTCGGGCTCGTCGTCGCGCTCGCTATCGTCCTGCGTGGACTGGGTGTCCTCCTCCGGATCGCGGTCCATCTCTTTGCCTTCCCGGGGGTCGTCGTCCACGAGTTCGCCCACGCGACGGCCTGTCGGCTCGTCGGCGTCAGGGTGATCGAGGCCGTCTACTTCAGGTTCGGGAACCCGCCGGGGTACGTCCGCCACGCCACGCCCGATCGGTACCGCCAGTCGGTGGTCATCAGCGTCGCCCCGTTCCTGCTGAACACGGTCGCCGCGGTCGCCGCGTTCGTCGGCGCCGTCCTCGTCGTCGCTGCGGCCGGCGGCGTTCGGACGGCTCCGCTCGAGTACGCGATCGCCAGCGGCGTCCTCGGCTGGATCGGGCTCTCGATCGGAATGGCCGCCTTCCCGAGCACGACCGACGCGCGGACGCTGTGGACCCGCTCCCGACGGGAGTGGCGCCGATCCCCGGTCGTGTTGCTCGGCCTCCCGATCGTCGCGCTGATCTACGTCGTCAACGTTCTCTCCTGGCTGTGGGCCCACGTCCTCTATGCCGTCGGTCTGTTCGTCCTCGCGCTCGTGACCGTCGGCGCGCTCGCGATCTGAACCGTCCAGCTTTATTCCCGGGGGCGCGTTCGTCCCCGTATGAACGCAGACGCAGTCGTCTTGGACATCGACGGCGTGCTCGTCGACGTCGCCGACTCCTACCGCCGGGCGATCGTCGAATCCGTCGAGCACGTCTACGACCGCACGATCCGCAAAGAAGACATCCAGGCGTTCAAGAACGCCGGGGGGTTCAACAACGACTGGGAACTGACCTACGCCGCGGCGCTGTACGTGCTCGCGACCGAAGAGGGCTATCGCGCGTCGATCGACGAGTTTACCGACGCGATCGCCGAGCGCGGTGGCGGGCTCGAGGCCGCCGAGGGCGTCGTCCGCGAGGCGATCGGCGCGCGGGCGACCCAGCGCGTGACCGATCGGTGGGACCGCCAGCAACTCCGGGACGTCTTCCAGCAGCTGTACCTCGGCAGCGAGCTCTACCGGGGCCTCGAGGACGCCGAGCCCGACCTCGAGACGCGGGGATTCATCCACGACGAGCCCGTCGTCCTCGAGCCCGAGGTACGGGATCGGCTCCTCGAGAACTACGACGTCGGCGTCCTGACCGGGCGTCCCGCCGCGGAGGCCGAGATCGCCCTCGAACGGGTCGGCCTCGACGAGGCGATCCCCGCCGACCGCCGTTTTACGATGGACGACTGGGAGGAGGGGAAACCCCACCCCCGGGCGCTGACCGTCCTCGCCGAGCGGTTCGACGCCGACGCGGTCGTCTTCGTCGGCGACACCTTAGACGACGTGCGGACGGCGAACAATGCGGCGGAAGCGGATCCCGACCGAACGTACCGCGGCGCCGGCGTGCTGACAGGCGGGCTCACTGGCGAGGACGGCCGTCGGGCCTACGAGCGCGAGGACGCCGCGGCCGTCCTCGAGTCGGTCAACGAGCTGCCAGACCTGCTCGAGTAGGGGGTGCCCGACTGAGCGTCCGAGACCGCGCGGCCTGCAGCTCCCCCCATCCGTTTTTTCCCCGCCTTCGCCGTACTACCCGCAGATTCCGATGTCCGACTTCGCAAGCGGCGACCTCCCCGGCGAGGCGACCTCAGTCTGGCTCGCGAACACCCGCGAGGACGATCCCGACCCCGATCCGCTCGAGGGGGCCCGCAGC
This genomic window from Natronococcus occultus SP4 contains:
- a CDS encoding UPF0146 family protein encodes the protein MTSFRGNPGTLEDHLTTYDRVVEVGIGRRTELSGALAEAGVSVTATDVTPRAVPDAVEFVVDDVVDPEIGIYEDADAIYARNLPPELHRPTLAVAERVGAAFLFTTLGGDQPAVPVERKTVREGTLYVARDEASRADERSYPGPRE
- a CDS encoding archaemetzincin family Zn-dependent metalloprotease is translated as MLVDIVPVGSVSAEVKRAASSALRSVYDCDVTVNDSQSVPTGAYDSGRNQYCAETFIQLAERVGRGEKNIAITPHDLFYRRRNYVFGLAYLDGSGSVVSTYRLQTSSDGGFSNKSASEIFENRVRKEIVHEIGHTYGLEHCDNNRCVMNFSPTVREVDIKEENLCGSCQRHVH
- a CDS encoding ribosome biogenesis/translation initiation ATPase RLI — its product is MADDSIAVVDLDRCQPDRCSYECKNYCPPNRTGKECITLRGEEADQGQPDQIHISEEICLGETCGICVEKCPFDAIEIINLPQELQDNPVHRYGENAFSLYGLPAPQEGKVTGILGPNGIGKTTAVRILEGELQPNLGRDETVDWDDVLEAYRGTELQDYIADVRDGEVTVARKPQYVDQIPESFDGNTRELLERTDERGALDSLVERLEIGPVMDQAIEDLSGGELQRVALAATLARDTDFYFLDEVTPYLDIGQRVTAARLIRELAEEENRSMLVVEHDLAILDLLADTLHVAYGEPGAYGVITSPKSVRNGINEYLSGYLDNENMRIRQDPIEFEEHAPRTATHGDVLVDYPDLTKSYGDGEFTLEVKGGEIHRNEVLGIVGPNGIGKSTFAKLLTGNLGPTAGDADLDLDISYKPQYVTIDQHMRVDAFLSSITDQFGSSYWNTEIAQPLQLERIMEQNLSDLSGGERQRVAIAACLSDSADLYLLDEPSAHLDVEQRVQATSAIRRYAEQQDATVMVIDHDIYTIDLLADRLMVFEGEPAVAGHASKPQPMREGMNEFLSNLEITFRRDERTSRPRINKPESQLDREQKREGEYYYSP
- a CDS encoding TIGR01548 family HAD-type hydrolase, with the translated sequence MNADAVVLDIDGVLVDVADSYRRAIVESVEHVYDRTIRKEDIQAFKNAGGFNNDWELTYAAALYVLATEEGYRASIDEFTDAIAERGGGLEAAEGVVREAIGARATQRVTDRWDRQQLRDVFQQLYLGSELYRGLEDAEPDLETRGFIHDEPVVLEPEVRDRLLENYDVGVLTGRPAAEAEIALERVGLDEAIPADRRFTMDDWEEGKPHPRALTVLAERFDADAVVFVGDTLDDVRTANNAAEADPDRTYRGAGVLTGGLTGEDGRRAYEREDAAAVLESVNELPDLLE
- a CDS encoding EMC6-like membrane protein; amino-acid sequence: MSTESISDRREHIRSVSVTALSALLGVGAAFATLALAGDVSSVEAAEAAATDTRGLLLVLGAVLVQFVLYDFTDIYGEDEFGVKHYLFITFMTFSFWFVVLGILLTTEAMG
- a CDS encoding YMGG-like glycine zipper-containing protein, which encodes MVKQQLELALSRARYAAIGAAVGGGLGGLVNKNVASSGAAVGALVGATVGENRLSAQSRLDELRTRKDEQFGGVLSKSDSE
- a CDS encoding DUF7344 domain-containing protein, giving the protein MAMDTAAGERGTDADERTPDRGEIFDLLANSRRRYAIHYCKREDGPVELGDLAEHVAAWELDKEVPEVTSAERKRVYTSLQQTHLPTLEQAEMVVFDNGTIELTDSASELDVYLDIVPSDSIPWGLYYLGLSVLAGIVMLGLWLGVVPTGTIPPLGWTTLVVASFVVSSTVHVVQNRRMRLGAMERPP
- a CDS encoding DUF3267 domain-containing protein, with the translated sequence MAVESLPSGSTLLAVLGLVVALAIVLRGLGVLLRIAVHLFAFPGVVVHEFAHATACRLVGVRVIEAVYFRFGNPPGYVRHATPDRYRQSVVISVAPFLLNTVAAVAAFVGAVLVVAAAGGVRTAPLEYAIASGVLGWIGLSIGMAAFPSTTDARTLWTRSRREWRRSPVVLLGLPIVALIYVVNVLSWLWAHVLYAVGLFVLALVTVGALAI